From Acidimicrobiales bacterium:
GTGAAGGCGGAGACGGAGGTGGTGCCCGGATCGGCCACGGGGGAGCTCACCGGCCTGTCGGGGAAGGGGACCTACGCCGCCCCCCTCGGGTCTACCGGCAGCTACAGCCTGGACTTCTCGGTCGGGTAGATGGCGCCTGGGCCCGACCCCGACCCGGCTGCCGTAGCCAACCGGCTCGGGGCGCTGGCTCTGGTCGTGACCGACCGGACGTCGGCGGCGGTGACCGAGCTGGCCGGCCAGTCGATCAGCTCGGCCACCGCTCTGTCGGCGCTGCACCACTTTCTCCAGGCCCCATCGATCGAGCTGCTGAGCCAGGTCCTCGGCCTCACCCACTCCGCCACCGTCCGGCTGGTCGACCGCTTGGAGGACCAGGGCTACGTCCGGCGCCGTCCGGGGCCCGACGCCCGGACCGCGGCTGTGATCCTCACCGCGTCGGGCCGGCGGGTGGCGTCACGCACCAGTGACGCGCGCCTGCAGGTTCTGGGCGCGCTGGTGGATGCGCTGAGCGACGACGAACGGACGGCGCTCGACGAGCTGGTCGGTCGCCTCCTCGTCAGCCTGATCCGCCGGCCGGGTGCCACGCGGTGGACCTGTCGCCTCTGCGACACCGGCGCGTGCGGCCGCTTCGCCGGGGGCTGCCCGGTGGGCCGGGAGGCCGAGCGCCGCTACGGCGCCCCGCCCTCGCCGGAAGTGAGCCCGTCGGCGTAGGGACGCCGGGACCTACCCGACTACCGCCTCGGCCTCGATCTCCACCCGCCAGCGAGGGTCGAGAAGAGCGGCCACCACGACCATGGTGGCGGCCGGCCGGGATGCCCCGAGCAGCTCACCGTGCACGGCCCCGACCGCCTCGGCGTCGGAGGGGGACGTCAGGAACATCCGGGTGCGGACGAGGTCACCCAGGCCGGCGCCGAGCTCATAGAGGGCGGCGGCGATGATCTCGAAGCACCGCCGGGCCTGGGTGCCGGCGTCGTCGGGGCAGCTCCCGTCGGGCCAGACCGGCGCCGTGCCCGAGACGATCACCCGGTCCCCGACCCGCACCGCCCGGCTGAATCCGATGGTGGCCTCGAACGGCGACCCCGACGAGACCCGGCGCCGGTCGCTCACGGCCCGAACC
This genomic window contains:
- a CDS encoding MarR family transcriptional regulator; this translates as MAPGPDPDPAAVANRLGALALVVTDRTSAAVTELAGQSISSATALSALHHFLQAPSIELLSQVLGLTHSATVRLVDRLEDQGYVRRRPGPDARTAAVILTASGRRVASRTSDARLQVLGALVDALSDDERTALDELVGRLLVSLIRRPGATRWTCRLCDTGACGRFAGGCPVGREAERRYGAPPSPEVSPSA
- a CDS encoding RidA family protein, producing the protein MSDRRRVSSGSPFEATIGFSRAVRVGDRVIVSGTAPVWPDGSCPDDAGTQARRCFEIIAAALYELGAGLGDLVRTRMFLTSPSDAEAVGAVHGELLGASRPAATMVVVAALLDPRWRVEIEAEAVVG